The Coleofasciculaceae cyanobacterium genome has a window encoding:
- a CDS encoding SDR family NAD(P)-dependent oxidoreductase: protein MKTVIITGGNSGLGYYCAQKLAQDSNWYIVLACRDRLKADRAVKNIQEISDSQQIEAMTLDLASLTSIRAFNSEFTSRELPPLSAVVCNAGVQFIQRQTYTKEGFDTTFGVNHLGHFLLVNLLLKQLVAPGRIIFVSSDTHDSSKTTGMPAPYWRDPQLMAHPEQDSALKSKDIGTIGRIAYTTSKLCNVLCAYELSRLLQQQQISTESNPITVNVFNPGLMPGSGLATDYTAVAKFVWHNILPILSKFIPNVNTMEQSAEGLARLIADPELANVTGKYFSGFKMMNSSIESGDRAKAKQLWNASVELTQLKPQETILQLSASNL, encoded by the coding sequence GCGCTCAAAAACTGGCTCAAGATTCTAACTGGTACATAGTACTTGCCTGTCGCGATCGCCTAAAAGCAGATCGAGCAGTTAAAAACATCCAGGAAATAAGCGATAGTCAGCAAATAGAAGCAATGACCTTAGATCTGGCTTCTTTAACTTCAATTCGCGCTTTTAATAGCGAATTTACTAGTCGTGAGTTACCTCCACTAAGTGCCGTAGTGTGCAACGCGGGAGTACAGTTTATCCAAAGGCAAACTTACACTAAAGAAGGTTTTGATACTACCTTCGGCGTGAATCATCTAGGGCATTTTTTGCTGGTTAATCTACTTTTAAAACAGTTGGTAGCACCAGGCAGAATTATCTTTGTTAGCAGTGATACTCATGACAGTAGCAAGACTACGGGGATGCCTGCACCTTATTGGCGCGATCCGCAGTTGATGGCTCATCCAGAACAAGATTCTGCACTTAAAAGTAAAGACATTGGTACAATCGGTCGTATTGCTTATACTACTTCAAAGCTTTGTAATGTTCTCTGCGCCTATGAATTATCTCGTCTTCTCCAGCAACAACAGATCAGCACAGAATCTAACCCAATTACCGTCAATGTATTTAATCCTGGGTTAATGCCAGGTTCAGGTTTGGCAACTGACTATACCGCCGTTGCTAAGTTTGTTTGGCATAATATCCTGCCGATTCTTAGTAAGTTTATTCCTAACGTTAACACGATGGAACAGTCGGCAGAGGGGTTAGCCAGATTGATCGCAGATCCTGAATTAGCCAACGTAACAGGCAAATATTTTAGCGGATTTAAAATGATGAATTCATCCATTGAATCTGGCGATCGAGCAAAAGCAAAACAGCTATGGAATGCCAGCGTCGAATTAACGCAACTAAAGCCTCA